One part of the Nitrospirota bacterium genome encodes these proteins:
- a CDS encoding carbohydrate ABC transporter permease, whose protein sequence is MTTKIDWRTPLPAGAGPATRGVLLALVVLFCLGPVLWQVITSVKPDADLLRLPPLLPEHPTSVHYRLVLGHSQLDRNLLNSAIVAASATALAVGLGALCAFAVARLPIKGKPAVLGLALSISMFPPIAAISPLYLLVRELGLRDTLTALILTHTAFALPLAVWILAGVFRQIPVELYWAARVDGCGPVRALVSVILPPALPGVAVAGLLVFIYSWNEFMFALTLSATDASRTAPVAIALFPGLHETPWGEMAAATILVTAPIVLLALVFQRQVVAGLTAGSVKG, encoded by the coding sequence GCGCACACCCTTACCGGCCGGTGCCGGACCGGCGACGCGGGGAGTCCTTCTCGCGCTGGTCGTCCTGTTTTGTCTCGGCCCGGTCCTGTGGCAGGTCATCACCTCGGTAAAACCGGACGCCGATCTCCTCCGGCTGCCTCCGCTCCTGCCGGAGCATCCGACCTCAGTCCATTATCGTCTGGTGCTGGGCCATTCGCAGTTGGACAGGAACCTGCTCAACAGCGCGATCGTGGCCGCGAGCGCGACGGCCCTCGCCGTGGGACTCGGCGCCTTGTGCGCCTTCGCGGTGGCCCGACTGCCGATCAAGGGAAAGCCGGCCGTCCTCGGGCTCGCCCTCTCGATCTCGATGTTCCCGCCCATCGCGGCGATCAGCCCGTTGTACCTGCTGGTGCGGGAACTGGGGCTCCGGGACACGCTGACGGCGCTGATTCTGACTCACACCGCCTTCGCCCTGCCGTTGGCCGTGTGGATACTGGCCGGCGTCTTCCGGCAGATTCCGGTGGAACTCTATTGGGCCGCCCGCGTGGATGGATGCGGCCCCGTGCGCGCTTTGGTCTCGGTCATCCTGCCGCCGGCGCTGCCGGGCGTGGCGGTGGCGGGGCTGCTCGTGTTCATCTATTCCTGGAACGAGTTCATGTTCGCCCTGACGCTCTCCGCAACCGACGCTTCGCGCACGGCGCCGGTCGCCATCGCGCTGTTCCCCGGCCTGCACGAAACGCCGTGGGGCGAGATGGCCGCCGCCACCATCCTCGTCACGGCGCCCATCGTCCTGCTCGCGCTGGTCTTCCAGCGCCAGGTCGTGGCCGGTCTCACGGCGGGCAGCGTCAAGGGATGA